One Rhodothermales bacterium genomic window carries:
- a CDS encoding alpha/beta hydrolase, protein MEEHPITSVLKFFFLSLLALVALLSTGLLYRMYEQNRVVDLTKITTPGGIDLLGNVPLGGEEQWVLIRGQRQTNPVLLYLHGGPGSFVIPRARDFGLKLEEDFVVVYWDQLGSGKSYRPGLTPNEMNVDRFVSDTKELVDVLKRRFNVPKIYLAGNSWGSALGMMVAERYPESFYAVIGTGQLVNTARAESLSYEFTLREARNTNNREALRELNEMGPPPWNYLTMNKQRKWLRRFGGTIYEEREAAGSFLSDFMGKMLLSPEYTLLEILEISADPNFAVRNLWTDLGQINLFETVPRIQVPVYFIAGRHDFNTPSELVKKYYEQLEAPAGKHIIWFEDAAHMPEFEKPDQFHRVLVDSVLAQTYPHYAFTP, encoded by the coding sequence ATGGAAGAACATCCAATAACTTCCGTACTGAAGTTTTTTTTCCTGTCGCTGCTGGCGTTGGTTGCGCTTCTTTCCACAGGGTTGCTCTACCGTATGTACGAGCAAAACCGAGTGGTGGATCTGACCAAGATCACCACACCGGGGGGCATCGATCTGCTCGGCAACGTCCCGCTAGGCGGCGAGGAGCAGTGGGTATTGATCCGCGGCCAGAGGCAGACCAATCCCGTATTGCTGTATCTGCACGGGGGACCGGGGTCATTTGTCATTCCGCGTGCGCGCGATTTCGGGCTGAAGCTCGAGGAAGATTTTGTCGTCGTCTACTGGGATCAGCTCGGATCCGGCAAATCGTACCGCCCCGGTCTGACACCCAACGAGATGAATGTCGACCGGTTTGTCAGCGACACCAAAGAACTGGTGGACGTCCTGAAGCGTCGATTTAATGTGCCCAAAATCTACCTCGCCGGCAATTCGTGGGGTTCGGCGCTGGGTATGATGGTAGCCGAGCGGTATCCCGAATCGTTTTATGCCGTCATAGGAACGGGTCAGCTGGTGAACACGGCCCGCGCCGAATCGCTCTCGTACGAGTTTACGCTCCGCGAGGCGCGCAACACCAATAACAGGGAAGCGTTGCGCGAACTGAACGAGATGGGCCCCCCGCCATGGAATTACCTGACGATGAACAAGCAGCGCAAGTGGCTGCGTCGGTTTGGCGGGACGATCTACGAAGAACGAGAGGCCGCCGGCAGCTTTTTGTCCGACTTCATGGGTAAAATGCTGCTTAGCCCGGAGTATACCCTGCTCGAGATCCTCGAAATCAGCGCTGATCCCAACTTTGCTGTGCGCAACCTGTGGACCGACCTCGGCCAGATCAACCTGTTCGAGACCGTGCCCCGCATCCAGGTGCCCGTCTATTTCATCGCAGGCCGGCATGATTTTAACACGCCGTCCGAGCTGGTCAAAAAATACTACGAACAGCTCGAAGCGCCAGCAGGAAAACACATCATCTGGTTCGAGGACGCCGCTCATATGCCGGAGTTCGAGAAGCCCGACCAATTCCACCGTGTGCTGGTGGATTCGGTCCTGGCGCAGACGTATCCGCACTACGCCTTCACCCCCTGA
- a CDS encoding 2-phosphosulfolactate phosphatase, whose translation MEIRIESLLVGARRAAGVVVVIDVFRAFTTASVAFTRGVDRIVMVAEPPEALALRARGVGSICVGEVDGKMPAGFDFGNSPHELWDADIAGKTLIQSTRAGTVGVTTVAANAEAIFAAALINARATAEAIRAMAPPLVTLVAMGYQGRFRADEDEQCALYLRALLEGRQPDRDAVRSLVLSGNETDKFRDPSKPYLHWEDVEHALRIDEAPVVIRVREESGVLVARKL comes from the coding sequence ATGGAAATCCGAATTGAAAGCCTCTTAGTTGGCGCGCGTCGCGCGGCGGGGGTTGTTGTGGTCATCGATGTGTTTCGCGCGTTCACCACGGCGTCCGTTGCGTTCACGCGGGGGGTGGATCGGATCGTGATGGTGGCCGAGCCGCCCGAGGCGCTGGCGCTTCGGGCGCGGGGGGTGGGATCGATCTGTGTAGGTGAGGTGGATGGCAAGATGCCGGCCGGCTTCGATTTTGGCAACTCGCCGCATGAGCTGTGGGACGCCGACATTGCGGGGAAGACGCTTATCCAGTCCACCCGCGCCGGCACTGTGGGTGTTACGACCGTGGCGGCCAACGCGGAGGCCATCTTTGCCGCCGCCCTGATCAACGCCCGCGCCACGGCCGAAGCGATCCGCGCGATGGCGCCGCCGCTCGTCACCCTGGTGGCGATGGGTTACCAGGGGCGGTTTCGCGCGGATGAGGACGAGCAGTGCGCGCTTTACCTGAGGGCATTGCTCGAGGGCCGGCAGCCCGACCGCGACGCCGTCCGCTCGCTGGTTCTATCGGGAAACGAAACCGACAAATTCCGCGACCCCTCGAAACCCTACCTGCACTGGGAAGATGTCGAACATGCTCTTCGCATCGACGAGGCGCCGGTGGTGATCCGGGTTCGGGAAGAGAGCGGCGTGCTTGTGGCAAGAAAGCTGTAG
- a CDS encoding ACT domain-containing protein: MHLTLLPDPMAVCRLPADAALPPDILDAGFCSVTRTPEELSIVLPADRAQIGWKTETGWRMLQARGPLDFELTGIVAGLTAPLAAAGLPVFVVSTFDTDYLLVRTDRLDAAVATLREAGHEVERVKSENLYPLIG, encoded by the coding sequence ATGCACCTCACCCTCCTTCCAGACCCCATGGCCGTCTGCCGGCTCCCCGCGGATGCCGCTCTGCCGCCGGACATTCTGGACGCAGGGTTTTGCAGCGTCACGCGGACGCCGGAGGAGCTTTCGATCGTCCTACCCGCCGATCGGGCGCAGATCGGCTGGAAGACCGAAACCGGCTGGCGGATGCTCCAGGCAAGGGGTCCCCTGGATTTTGAGCTGACCGGGATCGTCGCCGGCCTGACGGCTCCCCTGGCCGCCGCCGGACTCCCCGTTTTTGTAGTCTCTACCTTCGACACCGACTACCTGCTCGTCCGCACCGACCGGCTAGACGCTGCTGTCGCCACGCTTCGCGAAGCCGGGCATGAGGTGGAAAGAGTGAAAAGTGAAAATTTGTACCCCTTAATCGGGTAA
- a CDS encoding DinB family protein, with protein sequence MNRLIRPALFALLLVAPAMAHAQQAPAHFAEAFLPKFTYSAERLVALAEATPAELFSWRPGEGTMTMEHVYMHIAHYNYMYPVENMGAAAPAGLDMSAIEAITGKEAVLETLRASIAFTQALAESMTAEELAASTTLYGQSTQKWDVLFQLQSHLSEHMGQLIAYARMNDIVPPWSR encoded by the coding sequence ATGAACCGTTTGATTCGTCCCGCCCTTTTTGCACTCCTTCTGGTTGCGCCGGCCATGGCCCATGCGCAGCAAGCCCCGGCCCATTTTGCCGAGGCCTTTCTGCCCAAATTTACCTATTCGGCGGAGCGGCTCGTCGCGCTCGCCGAAGCCACGCCGGCCGAGCTGTTTTCATGGCGTCCCGGCGAGGGCACGATGACGATGGAGCACGTCTATATGCACATTGCCCATTACAATTACATGTACCCGGTCGAAAATATGGGCGCGGCGGCTCCGGCCGGTTTGGATATGAGCGCGATTGAGGCGATCACTGGGAAGGAAGCGGTGCTGGAGACGCTTCGCGCTTCGATTGCCTTCACGCAGGCGCTGGCCGAGTCGATGACTGCCGAAGAGCTGGCGGCTTCCACGACGCTGTATGGTCAATCCACCCAGAAATGGGACGTGCTTTTCCAGCTTCAATCCCACCTCAGCGAACACATGGGCCAGCTCATCGCCTACGCCCGGATGAACGACATCGTCCCGCCGTGGTCACGGTAA